A part of Lutra lutra chromosome 2, mLutLut1.2, whole genome shotgun sequence genomic DNA contains:
- the LOC125093899 gene encoding uncharacterized protein LOC125093899 — protein sequence MSPRGRPGQSLASERRVPGCARSGLLARSGREDRARRSEHQPRSRSFQCLPAARGVDPGSPGEALSSGLRGAEVPERRTEAPRTVAFSKTSAIRMEHPAGVPDKTGGHGTRTGSRRETGNVRDTLVPEWLLAPSVAVVGSEDRVVGELCSRTNTCSRNPEFLSRLQHKIVLHRVTDFTKVPPSRDVPESRAAAPRLGSGGECVPAARGPVEPTKPYGQDPASCRKYLCPDPADPRAAPRGPPARSEPLTSPG from the exons ATGTCGCCCCGGGGCCGGCCTGGACAGTCCCTCGCCTCCGAGCGGCGCGTCCCTGGGTGTGCGCGCTCCGGGCTCCTGGCACGATCCGGCCGTGAAGACCGAGCGCGTCGGTCCGAGCACCAGCCGCGCTCGCGGAGCTTTCAGTGTCTCCCCGCCGCACGCGGTGTAGACCCTGGTTCTCCTGGAGAAGCGCTGAGCTCCGGTCTGCGGGGAGCGGAGGTGCCAGAGCGACGGACTGAGGCGCCTCGGACGGTCGCATTTTCCAAGACAAGTGCCATTAGGATGGAGCACCCCGCGGGCGTCCCCGACAAGACCGGGGGACACGGGACGCGCACGGGGTCCAGGAGAGAGACCGGGAACGTCAGGGACACTCTGGTTCCCGAATGGCTTCTTGCTCCCAGTGTTGCCGTCGTG GGGAGTGAGGACAGGGTTGTAGGGGAACTGTGCTCCAGGACAAACACATGTAGCCGAAACCCTGAGTTTTTGAGCCGTTTACAACATAAAATCGTGTTGCATCGAGTAACGGACTTTACTAAAGTACCACCTTCCCGGGATGTCCCCGAGTCACGAGCAGCAGCTCCCCGGCTAGGTTCGGGCGGGGAGTGTGTTCCTGCAGCGCGCGGACCAGTGGAACCCACGAAGCCTTACGGGCAGGACCCCGCGTCCTGCCGCAAGTACCTCTGCCCCGACCCAGCGGACCCTCGGGCGGCTCCACGGGGTCCGCCGGCGAGGAGCGAGCCTCTCACTTCTCCGGGCTGA